ACGGGGATATGTACAAACTGGTAGAGAACCTGCTCTGATAGACGGGTAACGAAGCTGACTAAGTGCATTGTCTCTGCTCGGCTGACCAGATGCCTACTTGGAAATTAAGCCAACAGGGGCCGCAGAACCAGATGCGCTCTgcattgctgctgcacgAGTAATAAACGCTTATCCTCCGTAGCTCCATCAGCCAAAGCAGCTAAGGCGTAGGTGTGACCAGCGCTTCTGCTTGAAGCCAATGCCTAGGTAGCTAATCATCTTAACCACGATATGCAATAAGATGCTGGCGGCGGTCCCCGATTATCCATGTAGTCGGAATTCTGGACCCCTCTTTATCTAAGCTTCTTTATCGCCAAAAGCCCGACTAGATGGGCTGCTAACTTATCTACCTGCTGGGTAGCTTCGTGCCGCTGCAACCAACCTTGTAATTTTTTGAAGTAACCACCTCTGCGTACCTCACCAGCGCTCAATTCAATGGCTGAAAAACCGACAACAGCTTCTGCACCCACGCAGTGCGTCGGCCCGACATTCAAGGGCGTCGACGAGAAGCCCAGTGCCACTGTATCTGCCGTGGTGCCGTTCGATAACGTCTATGTCCTACCGCAAACCCCCCAGTTGATTGCCCTTCTCTCGTAGGTCTTGGGCTCTCTTCCACGTAGTCTTGACGTGCCGCCCTTTACTAAGCACTTGACGCAGCATGATAAGAAATAAGGACACCGAGCGAGCAGATTTCATCTTTTATTCGAACAGAATTATCCGGTTGCTAGTAGAAGAAGGCCTGAACCACCTGCCCGTCATTGAGAAAAGCATCACTACCCCGGTCGGCCGCACTTACAATGGTCTAATGTTCGAGGGCAAGATATGCGGTGTCTCGATTAtgcgagctggagaagcaatgGAGCAGGGACTGCGAGACTGCTGTCGCTCTGTAAGAATTGGCAAGATATTGATTCAGCGGGACGAAGACACGGCGCAGCCCAAACTTTTCTATGACAAGCTCCCTGAAGATATTGCGAACCGATGGGTTCTTCTGCTAGACCCCATGTTTGCAACAGGTAATGACTATTGACTTGTCCCTCGTCCTATCGATTGATGTAGCGATCTGCGCCGATAACTAACAACACAAAGGAGGCTCCGCTACAATGGCCGTCGAGGTCCTCAAAGGCCGAGGGGTGCCCGAAGAGCGTATTTTGTTCCTCAACTTGATTGCCAGCCCAGAGGGAATCACAACCTTTGCCGCGAAATTCCCCCAACTCAAGGTCGTGACGGCATTCATTGACGAGGTAGGTGCTGTCATTGATCGCTGGTTTACTTGGTCCGTACTAACAGAGTCTGTCTGCAGGGTttggatgagaagaagtaTTATAACGATGACCGACTCCACGATGCATTGGCTGACCCTGCTGCAGTTATATTGTGCCTGGTCTTGGAGACTTTGGCGACCGATTCTATACGATTTGAGGAACGATGTGGatatagcttttttctttttttcgatAAGACCCTGGTATTTAGTATGCATCAATATCCCCGTTTCTGTAACGCCCTGGCCTGTCCCTGTAGAAATGCACGGTATGGCACTCAGTAATCGTCGTGATCGATCTCTTCGTGCTCGTCAATAGTATTTTTGTTGTCCGTAGGTCTTCGAGCACCATACCCTCTGCCGGCGCTCCCAATTCCGCCATCCGCCTTCGAGACTGCCTCTGTTCAAAAAATTATCAGCCCTGAACTGTATTTCATTCACCAGGACCAGTAGCataccagcagcatcaacccATTCTCCGTACACATCAACGGCGGCCGATAGGTCTAGAGGTGACGATTTAGCGGCAATACCGTAAGCATGCAGACGGTGAGAAAGACGAACAGTTGACGGCGCATTGGAATTTTTGCCCGCAGATGCGGCAGTCTAGCTGGCCCACACCAGCTTTCCTGTCAAGCTTGACAGTTACCGACTTCTCGTGGTTGCAGAAGAGGCAGGTGAAGGTAGTTGGTAAGGGATCAGCCTGCGGCCCAGTCAGCTCCGGAAGACCGCGCGCAGCAGAATCTTGGTATTTACCCTCTTGGGACCCATAGGCTTTGACGAGGATTTGCGCTTTCCCATGGTGCCGGGTGTGGTGGAGGCGAGTATTCAGCAAAGTGCAAAAGGCAGTATCGTGCCTTGGGTAACTGAAAGTCGCATCGCGTTCGCTACGTGTGAGACATGCTTACACAGTCCCTTATCTTATCGGCGCTGATTATGAATGAGGTACGTACCTACACTGCATGCGCCCTCTCAGCGCCGACTGCCCAGGTATCGCTGTATCCGCACACTAGGCTTGCCGGGGCAGTGCTCTATCGGGGCGCCCGCCGTCCAAACGGGGCTGGGGTCCGCGCTTCGGCGCCTGCCGACAGCCAGTGCTCTGCCAGCAGCGACCCCGCATTCCGCTATCTGCCATGTCCGATCTAAAGTTCCGTCCACCGCCGTGGAGGTGCCGGCAACATGCTCGTCGAATAAGGTCGCAGTCGTTGCGGGTGACGTCGGTACTTATCGCGACGTTGGGCACTATCACCGCTGACCGTCAACTGACTGCCTGTTTCGCCTGATTACGTACGATtaggtgctgctgctagctCTTCTATAGAATGTCGCCCTGCCCAACCTGactgctcttctctctcatgcTGAAGCCTCTCTGTAACTCATCGCCGGCTTTGCGTAACCCATTggtcttcttccatcttccacgtAACCCGCGTTCTGGCCTCTTTCAGGAAATCGCCGTATCGAAACACCCCTCCTCTTCAGACTGACTATCCCGATTTGGCAGATCTCAAGCCCCTCATGGCTGCAGATGGACAGCAAGATGGTGTCCTGGACGCGCTCCGGGACATCCAGCAAACCCAGCAACAGCTGCTAAGCTCGCTTGAGTCCCTCAACGGTAAAATTGGCTCCTCTACCATCTCGGCGGAGGCGCTATCAGCGGCATCTCTGCTGCCCGTGGATAACAAGGATGCTAAGCCAAAGGACGCTGAGGCTGCCGGAGATCTGGCGCCCATCCAGTCATCGTTTGAGAATGGGACGGTACAGCCCAGTTCGGCCTTGTCTCCAGCCAGCCGCTCAGGCTTCACCTCGCGCATCGTGCTCACGTGTGTGCTGCCTTTCCTTGATACTTGATAATCGTGTGAGAAATATGTGTCTCATTCAATGTGATAAACCACAGGACGTATCCCAAGCAGCTTGGCATTGACCCTATTTCCCTGGACTGGGGTAACTCTGATCCATTGCAGCGAGGCCCAGTAGTTGTTTCGAGAGCCGCATCTACCATTCGCCGCAGAAATGGTTTGTTGTCCCCCGTGTTGCCGTGTTTGTATAATAGGCTTTGATCTAACTTGTAGTGATGTCTGTTTAGCTGTCGGAGGTGAGTAATCTTTTTTATCATGTGAGAAGTATATTGAGCTGACTTTCATTTAGCTCAGTAAGTGAAGGGAGAACAAATTCACAGAAGCTTAGTACACAACGTATTGACCAATCTTTAGCGGTGGCTCGTACTCAATCTACTATGCGCTGGCTGTTGCTAGCAAGGAACTCAACGCCGATCACAGGTTCGTCTCATAAAGAGCAGTACCATTCAATGAGTTTGCTACCTTTGATCTTATGCTGACTTCGGACACCTCAGACCCGATTTCACAAATGCTGAGCCTGCTGCCAATATTGGGCCGTTCCCTCAATGGGGagataagaagaagattgtTGCTATGGATCCTTGGGGTCACTTGGTTCCATGGACTTTCAAGGACATCATTGAAAAGCAAAACAGTATGGTCATCCCACGCTATAGTATCTCTCACTTGCTCATTTAGTGTTTAGTCGATATGCGACCAACAATTGCTATTACGAAGGCTCATATGAAGGTACGAATTGTTCCATGTTCTCATTATGCTCCATCTCCTTATGCTAATCATGAGATAAATAGCTTCCCGAACTTGCAGAAAGCGTGAAGAGTGGTCGACTGTACGTCGTGCAATCGATATAGCACAAGTATCGAGTTAACGCAATTTATAGGGTTCCTGATGGAAAAGTGTGCTTGAACGAGCTTGGAGAGTTGGCTGTCACCAAATTTGCCGTAGAGCCGGTATGATAGGACTCTACAGGGATTACAACACGGTACTAATGGTAATGGTTCTAGGTTTGGTATCTTCCTGGTGTAGCCGAGAGATTCGGAATCGGTGAGTAACCTGAAATCTTCGAGGGCATGCGAGCTAACTAGTAATAGATGAGGCTACCTTGCGCCGCTCTCTGTTTGAGCACACGGGAGGAAGCTATCCAGAGGTAAGTGATTACTCACTCTCGTAGCTGAGACGGCGCATATTTACCAGCTGCAGTTGATAACCCGTGGAGACATCAAAGTCTTCCTCCCACCCATCGGTATGTGGAATGAACCATTGAACTATAACTATTACAattcaaagagaagaggtgGAAAAGCAATAATAAGGCTAATTGGTTACCGCAGGCGGGTTGACCGTATACTGCTTCGGCGATCCTGAGAAAATGTCGGATGAAAACGTTCGGTTATCACTGAGAATTCACGATGAGGTAGGCAGAACTCCACGAGCAAATGGCAGTGACAAATGCTAACTGGTCGTAGTGCAACGGAAGCGACGTTTTTGGCTCCGATATTTGCACGTGCAGGCCGTACCTGATTTTTGGCATTGAAGAGGCTGTCAAAGAGGCTCAGAATGGCGGCAGTGGTGTAGTTATATACTTCAGAAAAGAGGGCCGCGCTCTTGGAGAAGTGACAAAGGTATGCCGCTCACACCTAATCATCCAATACAAACAAGCTTGCTAACGCTTTTGTCTTAGTACTGTATGGCTACCGATCCTAGATCAGggttttacttttttatgtTTTCATCTTTGGCTCAGAGCATATAACTGACAAAGCGAATAGTGGTATACAACGCACGCAAGCGTGGCGAGGATCGAGCATCGGACTATTTCATGAGGACTGAGAATATTGCGGGTGTGAAAGACATGCGCTTCCAGGCTTTGATGCCAGATATCCTCCACTGGTTGGGCATTAAGAAGATTGATCGCATGTTGAGCATGAGCAAGTAAGTGATTGCGTGCAGCGAGTTACATGTTTCTGCcttcttatataatactaatatgGGCAACAGCATGAAACATGATGCT
This portion of the Trichoderma atroviride chromosome 6, complete sequence genome encodes:
- a CDS encoding uncharacterized protein (EggNog:ENOG41~BUSCO:EOG092D4QXS), whose protein sequence is MGKRKSSSKPMGPKRADPLPTTFTCLFCNHEKSVTVKLDRKAGVGQLDCRICGQKFQCAVNYLSAAVDVYGEWVDAAEAVSKADGGIGSAGRGYGARRPTDNKNTIDEHEEIDHDDY
- a CDS encoding uncharacterized protein (EggNog:ENOG41), whose amino-acid sequence is MAADGQQDGVLDALRDIQQTQQQLLSSLESLNGKIGSSTISAEALSAASLLPVDNKDAKPKDAEAAGDLAPIQSSFENGTVQPSSALSPASRSGFTSRIVLTTYPKQLGIDPISLDWGNSDPLQRGPVVVSRAASTIRRRNAVGAHGGSYSIYYALAVASKELNADHRPDFTNAEPAANIGPFPQWGDKKKIVAMDPWGHLVPWTFKDIIEKQNIDMRPTIAITKAHMKLPELAESVKSGRLVPDGKVCLNELGELAVTKFAVEPVWYLPGVAERFGIDEATLRRSLFEHTGGSYPELITRGDIKVFLPPIGGLTVYCFGDPEKMSDENVRLSLRIHDECNGSDVFGSDICTCRPYLIFGIEEAVKEAQNGGSGVVIYFRKEGRALGEVTKYLVYNARKRGEDRASDYFMRTENIAGVKDMRFQALMPDILHWLGIKKIDRMLSMSNMKHDAIVGQGIPIHERVELPDELIPADSRVEIDAKITAGYFTAGKRLTAEELQSVQGRLWEDIDH